TCCGTTTCGTGCGTCTTGCAGACCAACATTTTCTAGTCACAGCGTACGGGAATATACACCTCTTGAAATCGGACCATCTGCGGAGGGCCAGTTCCGACTTAAGTCTGAGCACAACTCCTCCCGAGACGAGTTGTCAGATCGGCAGGGAACCGATACCATGAAGCCACAAAACGGATGTAAGGCGGATGAACCATGAGGCGAAGCAGTTTATTTGGAATCGTTGTCGTACTAGTTGGACTGTTTTATTTACTTCTTCGAATGCAAATTATCCCCGTGCACACACCTTGGACGTCGGGGTCTGTCCTGTGGCCGCTTCTCCTTGTTGTCGCGGGCCTCTATGGACTCGTGGAGTCGCGCAGCAAGCGAGTGCCTTGGACAGCAATTTTCATGATTTTACTTGGCGTGGGCATGTCACTGAAAGGGACACACTTATTCCCTTTCCTAAACGTCATCGGTTTTTGGGGGCTGTTCTTTGGATTGGCGATTGTCCTCTTCGGGTTATCGCTCATTTTCCCAGGACGCACCTGGTTTGGCCCCATTGTCGTCAATGTCAGTAATAAGGGTGGCTCCCGTTCATTCGACAGCAACATGTCGGAGGACCTCGCCGTGTCGACAGAACTCGACCGGCGCAACAGAAGCGATCGTATACAGACAGACTGGCGGCTCATTGGCGATTTATCGATTGGTCGATCCCCATGGGTTTTGCGGGACATGCGCCTGTGGAACGGTATTGGTGACGTCCGAGTCAACCTTGCCACCGCGCATGTCGAGGACGGGACATATCGGCTCGACGTTCGTGGCTGGATAGGTGATATCCGTGTGTTGGTGCCAGAAGATCTGCCTATACTCGTCGAAGCGGACGTATCTGTGGGCAATGTCACCATCTTTGGTGATGCGCAAACGGGGACCGGGCGATCCGTGCAACTGGAGGACGAGATGTACGCGTCCGCCGCAAGGCGCTGTCACTTGATCCTCGGACTCCGAATTGGCGATGTGGAAGTGGTGCGTGTCTAAATGCTAACTACTCGAATGAGGTTTCTCATTGGCGGCACGGGCATCGCCGTTGTGTCATATCTGTCCGGCATTCTATTCATGCACGTGTGGGATGACGGGCATCGCTTCGTCTATCTGCTGGTTCACTTGATTCTCGTTGGTTTCGCCATTGTGGTCGTTGGGATTCTCATTGGGTATCTGCAAGCGCAAACCATTCGGCGACGTCTGTACGACATTGAGGAAGCTGCCGTGCTGATGGCGAACGGGCGGTTGCAGCACCGGATCGCGAGGTACGGTGAGCGGGATGAGATCGATTCTCTCGCAGCTCAGTTTAATCGCATGGGTGAGCGCATAGAACAGCAAGTTGCACTTCTGCAAAAACTAGCTGCGGAAAATCTGGAGCTGGCACAGTCTGCGGAGCGCGCCGCTACGATTGAGGAACGCCAGCGCGTTTCGCGTGAATTGCACGACTCGGTCAGCCAGCAGTTGTTCTCCCTTACATTGCTCGCGGCCGCAGCGGGCAGTCAGTATCGGCAAGGGTCGGCGAAACTGATGGAGACCATACAGCACATTGAGGAACTTTCCAATCAGGCGCAGCGTGAGATGCGAGCATTGCTGCTGCACTTGCGGCCCGTTGAACTGGATGGGCGTTCGCTTACGGATGCGGCACCGTCGTTTTTACAATCGGTGGAGGAGCGACACGGGCTCGCCTGGTCGTTTCACGCCGAAGGCGTCAAGCAATTGCCGGCCGCAGTGGAGGAGCAACTCTTTCGAATCCTCTAGGAGGCGATTTCCAATGTCTTGAAGCATGCGCAAGCCTCGCGTGTTGTTGTCGAGTTAGCGGAGCACCTGAGCTTATACCAGTTGACCGTATCGGACGATGGTCGGGGCTTCGCACAAGACGTCGGAGCAAACGGAGATACGTATGGGCTCAAAGCCATG
This is a stretch of genomic DNA from Alicyclobacillus dauci. It encodes these proteins:
- the liaF gene encoding cell wall-active antibiotics response protein LiaF, with the protein product MRRSSLFGIVVVLVGLFYLLLRMQIIPVHTPWTSGSVLWPLLLVVAGLYGLVESRSKRVPWTAIFMILLGVGMSLKGTHLFPFLNVIGFWGLFFGLAIVLFGLSLIFPGRTWFGPIVVNVSNKGGSRSFDSNMSEDLAVSTELDRRNRSDRIQTDWRLIGDLSIGRSPWVLRDMRLWNGIGDVRVNLATAHVEDGTYRLDVRGWIGDIRVLVPEDLPILVEADVSVGNVTIFGDAQTGTGRSVQLEDEMYASAARRCHLILGLRIGDVEVVRV
- a CDS encoding sensor histidine kinase; the protein is MLTTRMRFLIGGTGIAVVSYLSGILFMHVWDDGHRFVYLLVHLILVGFAIVVVGILIGYLQAQTIRRRLYDIEEAAVLMANGRLQHRIARYGERDEIDSLAAQFNRMGERIEQQVALLQKLAAENLELAQSAERAATIEERQRVSRELHDSVSQQLFSLTLLAAAAGSQYRQGSAKLMETIQHIEELSNQAQREMRALLLHLRPVELDGRSLTDAAPSFLQSVEERHGLAWSFHAEGVKQLPAAVEEQLFRIL
- a CDS encoding ATP-binding protein — encoded protein: MSNVLKHAQASRVVVELAEHLSLYQLTVSDDGRGFAQDVGANGDTYGLKAMRERAAYLGGRLEILHRDKGMTVQVIIPKTSAPVGEE